In the genome of Deinococcus planocerae, the window GTGAGCAGCACGAGCGTGCCGACGAGTTCCCGCCCCCGGAAACGCAGCCGCGTCAGGGCGTAGGCGGTGGGCACCGCGAGCATCAGGGCGCCCAGCGCGCTGCACAACCCGACGAGCAGGCTGTTTTGCAGCGCGGTCACGAAGGGCGCGTTGCGGGCGAGCGAGCCGTAGTTCTCCAGGGTGAGCCGGGTGGGCAGCAGCGGCCCGCCGAGCACGTCCGGCGAGGGGCGGAAGGACGACATCACCACCCACAGCACCGGCAGCAGGAACAGCGCGGCGGCGAGCAGGGTCACGAGGTCCCACCCGAACTGCGCCGCCCGCCCCTTGCGCCTCACGTGGCCCTCCGCAGCCGCAGGCTCAGCAGCGCGAGCACGAGGAGCACGAGCAGCATCACCGTGCCCATCGCGGCAGCGTAGGTGGGCTGCACGTCGATGAAAAAGGTCTGGTAGATCGCCACGCCGATCAACGTGGTCGCCTCGCCCGGCCCGCCCGCCGTCATCAGCCACGGGAGGTCGAAGTTGTAAAAGGCCAGGATGCCCAGGATCAGGCCAGTCACGACCAGGGTGTTGCGCAGCAGCGGCAGCGTCACGAAGCGCAGGGCCTGCCCGGGGGTGGCGCCGTCCACTCGCGCCGCCTCGTACAGCTCCGCCGGAATGCTCTTGAGGGCGGCGAGCAGCGCGATCACCATGAAGGGCGTGCCCTTCCACCCCGAGATCAGCGTGACGGTGACAAAGGCGCTCAGCGGCGACGCCAGCGGGGAGAGGGGCGGGAGGTTCAGCGCGGCGAGGACCCGCCCCGTGACCCCCCCGGAGCCGTCGAGCAGCAGCAGCCACGCGTACACGATGACCACGAAGGGCGTGACCCACGGCAGCAGGATCAGGGCCGAAACCTTCTCCGCGACGAAGGTGGGGCGGTTGAGCAACAGGGCCAGCCCCAGCCCCACGATGACCTGAAAGGCGACCGTCCCGAGGGTCCACCACAGGGTGCGGACAAAGGCCCGCCAGAAGTCCGAGTCTTGCAGCAGGCGCGCATAGTTCTCCAGGGTGCCGACCCTGAGCCCCTGGCCGCTGAGGAGGTCCCAGCGGCCAAAGGACAGCCACACGCCGTACAAGAGGGGCAGCAGCGCCAGCGCGCCGATCAGGACTAGGGTGGGCAGCACGAGGAGGTAGGGCAGCGCCCGCTCTCCCCGGGGGCGCCCGCGCGTGCTCGGCGGGCGCGCCAGGGTCACCCTCACTTCCCGAGGATGCTGTTCAAGTTGTTGCATAGGTCCACCGTGGCCGCGTCCACGCTCCGCTGGCCGAGCGCGACCTGCTGGATGGCCGTTTGCAGGGTGCGGACCTCGATCTGCCCCATCTGCGGGATGGGCTCATCCGGGTACTGGAAGGGACGGGCGACCGCGAGCTGTTGCACCACGAGGGAGAAGGGCGGGGTGTTGAAGGGAGCCTGACGGGCGAGGGAGATCCGGCCCGGAAGCTGTCCGGTGCCGACCATCAGTTCCTTGAGGGCGCCGTTCGGGCCAGGGTCGGTGGCATAACGCAGGAAGGCCGCGGCGGCGTCTTTGTTTCGGGCGCTCTTCCACATCACCAGCGGCACACCGCCCAGGAAGCCGATCCGCCCCCGCGGCCCCTGCGGCACCTGCGCGAAGCCGATCTGGTTCAGGAAGGCGGGCTTGCTCTCTTGCAGCGCGACCCAGGTCCACGGGCCGTCGATCAGCATGGCGTACCTGCCGCTCCTGAAGCCCTCGCGGAACACGGTGGCGGAGGCGGTCGCGGCATTGGGCGAGGTCCCGCCGTTTTTGAGCACGTCCGTGTATTTGCGCAGCGCCGTCTTGAAAGCGGGCGTGTTCAACCCGCAGCGTCCGCCCGCGTCCAGCAGGCGGCCCCCGTAGCTCAGGTACACCGGGGCGAAGTTGTGCGCGGTCATATAGTCGATGCTCATGGGCTGCGCGAGGCCGTACACGCCGTTCCGCTGTAACCGGCTCGCGTACGAGTACAGTTCGTCCCAGGTCCGCGGGGGCCGGTTGGGGTCGAGGCCCGCCTGCCGGAAGAGGTCCTTGCGGTAGTAGAGGGTGCGCGTCTCGGACTGGAAGGGCACCGCGTAGAACTGGCCTCCCAGGCGGTAGTACTGCACCTCGCCCGGCCAGAAGTCGCGCGTGATATCCCGGCCCTCGGCCCGCGACCACTGCCCCATATAGCGGTCGAGCGGTTCGAGCGCGCCGATGGCCTGGAACTGCGCGACCACGTTGTTGCCGAGGTACGAGACGTCGGGCAGGCCCCCAGCGGTGACCGCCGTGATCAGGCGCTGCTGCTGCTCGTTCCAGGGGACGATCTCCATCTTCACTTCGATGTTCGGGTTCTTGCGGTTGAAGTCCGCGATCACTTTGTTCCAGGTATCCACCACGTAGCTCGCGGGGTCGAACTGCCAGAACGTCACCTGCGCCCGCTGGGCCTGCGCCGCGCCCCCTATCCCGAGAAGACCGCACGCCATCCACATCGCCAGCCGCCTTTGCATAACGCATCCTTTCCAGCCTCAGGTGAGGAAAAGAGCCTCATCACGCCGCGCCGCTCCCGTCGCCGCCTACCTCCTTCGTGGAACCGCGCGAGGGCTCGACAGGGCCCCAGGACCACGTGTTAACGTTTACACACGACCTAACAAGAAAAGGACTGAGAGTGGTCTTATCTTGCACGTTTTGGGGCGACCGAGTATGACGCCGCTTACTTTCCCGGGGCGGGCGCGGTGGACTGCCGGAGAAGCAGCCGGGTGGTGAGGTGCTCGACACGCGGCGGTGCCGGGGTCGCGCCCGTGGCCCGCTCCTCCGCCGCGGCGAGCGCGAGTTCAGCAGCCACGAGCCCCATGTCGAGGAGGGGCAGGGCCACGGTGGTCAGGGGCGGGGAGAGAAAGGGCGCCAGGGTGTTGTCGTAGCCGACCACGGAGATGTCCGCCGGCACCCGCAGCCCCGCCTCGTGGATGGCTTGCAGCGCCCCGGTGGCAAAGAGGTCGGAGGCGGCGAAGATGGCGGTGGGGCGGGGGTCGGTGCGCAGGAGTGCCTGGGTGCGGCGGTAGCCGACGCTGCCCAGCCCAGCGCCGAACCCGTTCTCGTCGTTCGCGTCGAACACGAAGTAGCGGGCGAGGACCACCAGCCGCTCGTCCACGGGCAGGCCGTGACGCTCCATCGCGTCTCGAAAGCCTGCCAGGCGCTCGTGCTCGACGCTGCGCTTCGCGTGGACGAGCTGTTGCCCGCCCAGAAAGGCGATGTGGCGGTGCCCGAGTTCGATCAGATGCAAGGTGGCCTCGAACGACCCCCGCCGGTTGTCCACGGCGACCCCGTGGCTGGGCGTCTCGGTAATGCGTTCCACCTGCACGACGGGCGTTCCGGAGGCCGCGGCGAGCGCGACGTTCTCGGCCCGGATGGGGGCCGTGAAGATGATGGCGTCGGGACGGCGGCGCAGCAGCGCCTCAACCCCGGTGCGTTCCCGCTCCTCGTCGTCGTTCATGTCGAAGATCAGGACGTCGTACCCGCGTCGACGCGCCTCACGCTCCACGCCGTAAGCCACCGACGCGCAGTACGGGTTGGGAATCAGGCTGTTCACCAGATGCCCGATGAGGCGGTGGCGCTGGGACTTGAGACCCTGGGCCATCGCGTTCACCTGATACCCCGTCTGCGCGAGCACTTCCTCCACCCGTTTGCGCGTCGCCTCCGAGACGTACCCGCTGCCGTGCAGGACACGGGTCACCGTCGCCGTGGACACTCCGGCGAGTCGCGCCACGTCTTTGATGGTGAAGGATGGGTTCATGCTGGGAGTGTACGGGGCACGGTCCGGACCATCTGCCGGAGGCGCGATGTGGGTTCACCTCTTCAGCTTGTGGAGGGGTCAAGGGCTTCTGCCAGCCGCACCAGCACCTCCTCGGCCCGCTCGTACCCGGGCCGCAGGTAGACCGTACCAAACGTCGTCCAGTCCTGCACAGCCGCCACCTCCTGATCGTTCTCGTACAGCTTCAGGTGTGGGTACGCGCCGTACTCGACATAACATCCGAACTCAGCGGCCACGTCTTCGAGCTGCCGGGTGTTCTCCTCCGTCCAATGGAGGACGGAGGGCAATGCAAAGCAGGGCTTGCCACACCTTCCCCCCAGGCCCACCAGAGGAAATCCGGCGACCTGCTACGGGTCCTGCCGCACCCGGGTGCGCAGGAGGAAGGCGTGGCGATCTCGGGCCACATCACGGCTGGGAAGTTTCTGGGCGGCGATCCAGGGACCAACAGAAAGTTTGGACATGGGTGCTCCTTGGAAAGTCAGGCGTGGGCGACGGCGACTTGAGGGGTCACCGCCACAGGGTCAGGACGGACGGGTGGACGGAAGGAGCGCAGCCGCAGCGCGTTCGTCAGCACGAAGACGCTGGAAAAGCCCATGGCGGCGGCGGCGAGGACGGGGTTGAGCAGCAGGCCGAGAGCCGGGAACAACACGCCCGCCGCCACGGGAATCAGGAGGACGTTGTACGCGAAGGCCCAGAAGAGATTGAGCTTGATGTTCCGCAGGGTCGCGCGGCTGAGCGCGTAGGCGTTGGGCACGCCCCGCAGGTCGCCGCTCATCAGGATCACGTCGGCGGTCTCGACGGCCACGTCCGTGCCGGTCCCAATCGCGAGGCCCACGTCCGCCTGAGCAAGTGCCGGAGCGTCATTGATGCCGTCCCCGACGAACGCTACCTTCTGGCCCTTCGCCTGCAACGCCTTCACCGCGTCCCTCTTGCCGCTGGGCAGCACCTCGGCCAGCACCTCGTCGATGCCGAGCCGACGGGCGATGGCCTGCGCGGTCCGGGCGTTGTCCCCCGTGATCATGGCGACCTTCAGGCCCTGCCGGTGAAGGGCCTTGACCGCCTCGGGGCTGCCGTCCTTGATGGGGTCGGCGACCGCGATGACCGCCGCGAGCTGGCCATCGATGGCGGCGTACAGCGGGCTCTTGCCCTCGTCCCCGAGCCGCTCAGCCTGGGCCGCAAAGTTGTTCACGTTCAGCCCGAGCTGGTGCATGTAGCGGTCGGCACCCACCTGCACCAGGCGGCCCTCCACCCGTGCCTCCAGCCCATGGCCGGGCACCGCCTCGAAACTTTCGAGGGGCAGGGTGGCGACGCCCTCCTTCTTCGCCGCGTCCACGACGGCGCGGGCGATGGGGTGTTCACTCTGCTCTTCCGCCGCCGCGACCAGTTGCAGCACTTCGGCACGCTGGAAGCCGGGGGCGGTCACGAGGTCGGTGAGTTCGGGCCTGCCCTTGGTCAGGGTCCCCGTCTTGTCCACGGCGACCACGTTCACGCTCTGTAAGCCTTCCAGGGCCGCGCCACTGCGGAACAGCACGCCCAGTTCGGCGGCCTTGCCGGTCCCGACCATGATGCTGGTGGGCGTGGCGAGGCCCATCGCGCAGGGGCAGGCGATGATCAGCACCGCGACGGTGGTGACCAGGGCGAACGAGAGGGCGGCGGCGCCACCGACCAGCATCCAGATCAGGAAGGTCAGGGCAGCGATGACGAGGACGGTGGGAACGAAGACCGCGACCACCCGGTCCGCGAGGCCCTGGATGGGCGGCTTGGAGCCCTGGGCACTCTCGACCAGCTTGATGATCTGCGCCAGGGCGGTGTCAGCGCCGATTTTGGTCGCCTTGAACTGGAACGCGCCGTTCTGGTTGAGGGTGCCGCCGACCACAGCCGCGCCCGCCTGCTTGGCGACGGGGATCGGCTCGCCGGTGATCATGCTCTCGTCCACGAAGGAGTTGCCCCCGACAACCTCACCGTCCACCGGCACCTTCTCGCCGGGGCGCACCGAGATCAGGTCGCCGATCAGCACCTCGTCGGTGGGGACTTCGAGTTCCTGCCCGGCCCGGACCACCCGCGCCGTTTTCGCCTGGAGGCTGAGCAGCTTCTTCATCGCCTCGCTGCTTCTCCCCTTGGCGATGGCCTCGAAATACTTGCCCAGCAGGATCAGGGTGATCACGACGGCGGCGGCCTCGTAGTACACGTGGGCGGTGCCCCGGGGGAACACCTGGGGTGCCAGCGTGACGACCAGGCTGTAGAAGAAGGCGGCCGACGTGCCGATCATCACCAAGGAGTTCATGTCGGGCGAGCGGTTCTTCAGCGCCTTCCAGCCCAGGCGGTAGAAGCGCAGCCCGGGACCGAACTGCACGGGAAGGGCCAGCGCGAGCATGATCCAGTTCATGGTGCGTTCGCTCATGTACTCCATCAGCCACATGTGGAAGGGCATGGAGAGCATCGGCACCATCGCGAAGATCACCAGGGGAATGGCGAAGACCGCGCTGAAGGTGACGGCGCGCCGCAGGCTGCGGACCTCGTGCTCGCGCGCCTCGCGTTCCAGGTCGCTGCGGTCCTTGCCCGCCTGGGCTTCGAGCACCTCGTAGCCGGACCCCTTCACGGCGGCCTTGAGCTGCCCGGCGCTGACGCTCGACGGCAGGTAACGCACGCTGGCCCGTTCGGTGGCGAGGTTGACGGAGGCGTCCAGCACCCCGTCCACCTTCTTCAGGGCGCGTTCGACCCGGCTCACGCAGCTCGCGCAGGTCATCCCCTGGATGCCGAGTTCCATCTCTCCCACGACGGGCTCGTAGCCCACGTCCTTGACCTTGGCGACCAGCACCTCGGGGCCGGTCTGCTCCGGGTCGTAGGTCACGGTGGCCCGCTCAGTCGCGAGGTTGACGCTGGCACTCTCGACGCCATCGACCTTCCCCAGGCCACGCTCGACCCGGCCCACGCAACTGGCACAGGTCATGCCCTGTACGCCCAGCTCGATGGTTTTCCTCATGCCTGTCTCCTATCCCCCCTGGGAGGGTATGAGAAGAGCATACGTCAGAAGGAGGGGGGAGGCAAGAGGAAACCCTTATGGGAAGGCCTATTGGTCTTCCTGCGCGCCTGTGCCCTCTTGAAACCCTCCCCCAGTGGATGTAGACTCTGGGCATGACGACGGAACTGACGGTGACGGGGATGAGCTGCGGCCACTGCGAGCAGGCGGTGGCGAGCGCGCTGAAAAACGTTCCCGGGGTGCAGGACGTTCAGGTGGACCTCCAGCGCGCCACCGCCACCGTGCAGGGCGAAGCCGAGCCCCAGGCACTGATCGCCGCCGTGACCGAAGAAGGCTACGGCGCCCAGGTGCGCGGCTAACGTGACCCACGTCAAGACCGACCACGCCAGCCACACCGGGGCTCACCTGTGTATGCCCGAGGAGGCCCGCAAACGCGCCGCCCGGCGGCTCAAGATCGCGCGGGGTCACCTCGACAGCATCGTGACGATGCTGGAGCAGGAGGACGCGTATTGCGTGGACGTGCTGCGGCAGATCAAGGCGGTGCAGGGGGCGCTGTCGGGTGCGGGCGAGGTCGTGCTGCGCGGACACCTCGAGGCGCACGTCGCCACGGCGTCCACGCGGGGCGACAGTGTGGAGATGGTCGAGGAGCTGATGGAGGCCCTCAAGTACACCTGAGCGGCGGCAAGCGAGCTGGGGGCGGCCTGTGGTGGGTCGTCCTCGCCCTTTCGGGGACCGGTGGCTGGGTGAAGGAGCTGCTCGGTTAGGAACACGGGGGCGGGGTGAAGGTGCCGACCCGTCCGTACCTCGATGTGGTGGTCGTCGTGTGGCCTTGCTTGGTCGTGGTGACGGTTTCCTGCCCGAGCTGCACGCGCTGCTCCTTCACGACCTTGAGGTCGGGCCAGCTCAACACGGTGTAGACCGCGGAGAGGCGGTCCCGACCCGTGACGCAGATGTTCCGGGCAGAGACCTCCAGGCGCTCCAGGCCGTTCATGTTCAGCGCCTGGGTCCTGGGGGCGTCGGCGGCCCGCTGAGGGTTCCACAGGCGCAGGGTGTTGTCGCCCATGCCCACCAGCCACCGCCCGTCCGGCGTAAAGACCTGCTGGCGCACGCCGCTGTTCCTGAGGACCACGGGTGGCCCCTGGGGACGCACGAGGTGCACCTGGCAGCCGGAAAACTTGAGCGACTCCCAGCACCACTGCAAGGCCCGAACCTGCCCCACTTGCGGCGCGGCCATGCTCGCCAGACCGTAGGCGTAGTCGTCGGTCCCGGCGGGTCCCTGGACACGCACGACGGCGCCACCGGGAAAGAAGACGTCCACCACGGGAACGGGTGGCGTTCGGCTCGGCGACGTGGGTTGAGCGAGGACGGGCACGGGCATGGCCGCCAGGAGGACGGCCCAGAGCGGTCGCCAGGACATGGCCCCAGGGTACGGAGCTAGGCCGACGGGAGCGTCCCACCAAGGGAGGAGGCCACCCCACCGCCCCGGCGGCCAGAAGCACCAGATCCAGGCCAAGTTCAGTCGGATTCGGAAGGGTAGGCTGACGGCGTGATGCTCAGAATCTGGTCTGTCTCCTCGTGAGCCCATCGCCGTTCCTCGTCTGTCATCGGCCCGACCCGGGGTGAACACGTTGGTCACGTCGTGGTCCGGTGCGTCGGCGTGCCGCGTGCTGGTCGAGAGCTGCGGATCGAGGTCGGGGTTTTCCGGCGCCGCGCGTGGGGAACCGCGCCTACCTCACCCGGATCAGGGTGCAGGGCACGTTTCTCTCCAGGTCGCGCGGCTGGGGCCGTAGGAAGATCGACAAGGACTGGTCGTCCGCCTCGCCGCCGATGTAGAGCCCCTGAAGCGACTCGCCCGGCGAGAGGCGCACGGGGTTCTGCACCGAGCAGCCCCGGGGCACCGGCCCGACCCGCGCGTTGCGGAATCGCACCACCGTCAGCACGTCAGGCGCGCCCTCGTCACGTCGGAAGAAGAAGTGATCCCGGACGCTGGACGCCTGCACCACGTGCTCCTCGCCCACGTAGTCGTAGCCGTCTTGCCCGCGGTCTTGCAGGGTGCCGACCAGGAGTTGGGGTTCTCCCTCCTGGCCCGCTACGGTCATCTGCCATTCCTGGCCGGGGCTGACCACCCGGGGCGCGGATGGCGAGGAGACGGCGGGCGCGCAGGCGGCGAGCAGGACGGCGGGGAACAGAGGCAGCAGGAAGCGTGGCATCACGCCAGTTCAGCAGCTCGCCCGGGCGCGCGCAAGCGAACTTGCCGGGCCCCCCGCCGGGGGAGGCACGTTTCGGGGAGCGGCCCCCTTGGAGTCACCCGCCGCGGAAGTCCGGGCCCACCTCGCGGGGAGGGGGAAGGCCACCGGAGGCGAGTGCCGAAAC includes:
- a CDS encoding CopZ family metallochaperone, which gives rise to MTTELTVTGMSCGHCEQAVASALKNVPGVQDVQVDLQRATATVQGEAEPQALIAAVTEEGYGAQVRG
- a CDS encoding ABC transporter substrate-binding protein, which produces MQRRLAMWMACGLLGIGGAAQAQRAQVTFWQFDPASYVVDTWNKVIADFNRKNPNIEVKMEIVPWNEQQQRLITAVTAGGLPDVSYLGNNVVAQFQAIGALEPLDRYMGQWSRAEGRDITRDFWPGEVQYYRLGGQFYAVPFQSETRTLYYRKDLFRQAGLDPNRPPRTWDELYSYASRLQRNGVYGLAQPMSIDYMTAHNFAPVYLSYGGRLLDAGGRCGLNTPAFKTALRKYTDVLKNGGTSPNAATASATVFREGFRSGRYAMLIDGPWTWVALQESKPAFLNQIGFAQVPQGPRGRIGFLGGVPLVMWKSARNKDAAAAFLRYATDPGPNGALKELMVGTGQLPGRISLARQAPFNTPPFSLVVQQLAVARPFQYPDEPIPQMGQIEVRTLQTAIQQVALGQRSVDAATVDLCNNLNSILGK
- a CDS encoding carbohydrate ABC transporter permease is translated as MRVTLARPPSTRGRPRGERALPYLLVLPTLVLIGALALLPLLYGVWLSFGRWDLLSGQGLRVGTLENYARLLQDSDFWRAFVRTLWWTLGTVAFQVIVGLGLALLLNRPTFVAEKVSALILLPWVTPFVVIVYAWLLLLDGSGGVTGRVLAALNLPPLSPLASPLSAFVTVTLISGWKGTPFMVIALLAALKSIPAELYEAARVDGATPGQALRFVTLPLLRNTLVVTGLILGILAFYNFDLPWLMTAGGPGEATTLIGVAIYQTFFIDVQPTYAAAMGTVMLLVLLVLALLSLRLRRAT
- a CDS encoding metal-sensitive transcriptional regulator; this translates as MPEEARKRAARRLKIARGHLDSIVTMLEQEDAYCVDVLRQIKAVQGALSGAGEVVLRGHLEAHVATASTRGDSVEMVEELMEALKYT
- a CDS encoding heavy metal translocating P-type ATPase, with the translated sequence MRKTIELGVQGMTCASCVGRVERGLGKVDGVESASVNLATERATVTYDPEQTGPEVLVAKVKDVGYEPVVGEMELGIQGMTCASCVSRVERALKKVDGVLDASVNLATERASVRYLPSSVSAGQLKAAVKGSGYEVLEAQAGKDRSDLEREAREHEVRSLRRAVTFSAVFAIPLVIFAMVPMLSMPFHMWLMEYMSERTMNWIMLALALPVQFGPGLRFYRLGWKALKNRSPDMNSLVMIGTSAAFFYSLVVTLAPQVFPRGTAHVYYEAAAVVITLILLGKYFEAIAKGRSSEAMKKLLSLQAKTARVVRAGQELEVPTDEVLIGDLISVRPGEKVPVDGEVVGGNSFVDESMITGEPIPVAKQAGAAVVGGTLNQNGAFQFKATKIGADTALAQIIKLVESAQGSKPPIQGLADRVVAVFVPTVLVIAALTFLIWMLVGGAAALSFALVTTVAVLIIACPCAMGLATPTSIMVGTGKAAELGVLFRSGAALEGLQSVNVVAVDKTGTLTKGRPELTDLVTAPGFQRAEVLQLVAAAEEQSEHPIARAVVDAAKKEGVATLPLESFEAVPGHGLEARVEGRLVQVGADRYMHQLGLNVNNFAAQAERLGDEGKSPLYAAIDGQLAAVIAVADPIKDGSPEAVKALHRQGLKVAMITGDNARTAQAIARRLGIDEVLAEVLPSGKRDAVKALQAKGQKVAFVGDGINDAPALAQADVGLAIGTGTDVAVETADVILMSGDLRGVPNAYALSRATLRNIKLNLFWAFAYNVLLIPVAAGVLFPALGLLLNPVLAAAAMGFSSVFVLTNALRLRSFRPPVRPDPVAVTPQVAVAHA
- a CDS encoding LacI family DNA-binding transcriptional regulator → MNPSFTIKDVARLAGVSTATVTRVLHGSGYVSEATRKRVEEVLAQTGYQVNAMAQGLKSQRHRLIGHLVNSLIPNPYCASVAYGVEREARRRGYDVLIFDMNDDEERERTGVEALLRRRPDAIIFTAPIRAENVALAAASGTPVVQVERITETPSHGVAVDNRRGSFEATLHLIELGHRHIAFLGGQQLVHAKRSVEHERLAGFRDAMERHGLPVDERLVVLARYFVFDANDENGFGAGLGSVGYRRTQALLRTDPRPTAIFAASDLFATGALQAIHEAGLRVPADISVVGYDNTLAPFLSPPLTTVALPLLDMGLVAAELALAAAEERATGATPAPPRVEHLTTRLLLRQSTAPAPGK